One Coffea arabica cultivar ET-39 chromosome 5e, Coffea Arabica ET-39 HiFi, whole genome shotgun sequence DNA segment encodes these proteins:
- the LOC113687267 gene encoding spermidine hydroxycinnamoyl transferase-like — MELNCNSAGAQLLEAVCRETLDQIGDLSPSPLFHNLVPSLNYNDMKNLPLLVIQVTKFKDENIALGIAISHIIADGQSAFHFIMEWARLVSGNSIFTKPFLDRRVLRGEYSRVPRSSGERIDVNSHAANPHLPLPIVIGETSAKIQQEKKTSIDLLILSTKEIEFLKSLASDGIVPAMKRPYSTFEVISAHLWRCACRARLLIHEQPTVLSFPINFRKLIQPPLPVGYFGNAILDIRSMDFSGNLLTGTLANTAAKIRKTILAVTSEFLYSEIEFLQMQTDLSKFQERHDYMEYLGNPNLTISSWLTFPFNGLDFGWGKSLGMVEASHNGDGDFVLHGDRHGGVVVSMCFQEEYIKSFKYYFYEIFGDMNKKD, encoded by the coding sequence ATGGAGTTGAATTGCAATTCCGCCGGAGCTCAACTACTTGAAGCCGTTTGTCGGGAAACTCTTGATCAAATAGGAGATTTGTCACCAAGTCCATTGTTTCATAATCTTGTCCCTTCACTGAACTACAATGATATGAAAAATCTCCCATTGTTGGTCATACAAGTGACAAAATTCAAAGATGAGAATATTGCTCTCGGCATAGCCATCTCACATATAATTGCTGATGGACAGAGTGCATTCCACTTCATTATGGAATGGGCTCGTTTAGTGAGTGGCAACAGCATTTTCACTAAACCCTTCCTAGACAGGAGAGTTCTACGAGGTGAATATTCAAGGGTTCCAAGAAGTAGTGGAGAAAGAATAGATGTGAATTCGCACGCTGCAAATCCTCATTTACCATTACCAATAGTGATCGGGGAAACAAGTGCAAAAatccaacaagagaagaaaacttCAATAGATTTGCTAATACTATCGACAAAAGAAATTGAGTTTTTGAAGAGTCTTGCCAGTGATGGCATAGTTCCCGCTATGAAACGGCCCTATAGCACATTTGAGGTGATTTCGGCACACCTGTGGCGATGTGCATGCAGGGCCAGACTACTCATCCATGAACAGCCTACAGTCTTGTCCTTCCCAATTAATTTTCGCaaacttattcaaccaccattGCCTGTTGGATATTTTGGTAATGCAATTCTTGATATCCGATCCATGGATTTCTCTGGCAACTTGTTAACAGGTACATTGGCTAATACAGCAGCCAAGATAAGGAAGACCATCCTAGCAGTAACAAGTGAATTTCTATATTCCGAGATTGAATTTCTGCAGATGCAAACAGATTTATccaaatttcaagaaagacATGACTATATGGAATATCTCGGCAATCCTAACCTCACCATTTCAAGCTGGTTGACGTTCCCATTCAATGGCCTGGATTTTGGCTGGGGTAAATCATTAGGCATGGTTGAAGCATCTCACAATGGGGATGGGGATTTTGTTCTTCATGGTGACCGTCACGGTGGAGTAGTGGTTAGTATGTGTTTCCAAGAGGAATATATCAAGAGTTTCAAATATTACTTTTATGAGATATTTGGAGATATGAATAAGAAGGATTGA